The nucleotide sequence GCCCCGTTCGAGCTGTTCAttgatatttttctcttctAATCTGCCGAGGCGTTACTTCTTGAGAGCAAGGCAGAAAACGGAGCACATGACCTCCACCAAGACAGCTAAATTTTCAAACAATGGTTTACATGTGTCATTCTTCATTCAAGTGCAGTAGTTTACAAGAAAATGGaacatttgtaatatttttccAACTGTTGGTCACAATGGTGAGTTACTTCCTGCCTCTGGCCTGACTTTCCACCAAATGTCACTGACATCTGGAAACAATTTTAAGATGATAAGCTATTTAGATACAAAAAAATGTGCTAACACTATGCTTTACTATGtgcagagtttttaaaaaaaagtatatatattatagaatATTATTGTACTTTCTACATCCAACAAAATCATCTCTAGTCTGAGAACCACTAATTCAGATTAAATCAGTTGGCTCAGTTGCTGTGTCTGTTGATGAGACTGTCTTCTTGTTTTGTGTCTTACATTTTCTTCTGTGCACTAAGAAGCCAAATAAAATGGGACGTTGAGTTAGTGAACAACAAGAAGATGACATGCACATTAAGACTAATATTTGGACGAAACAGTAGCTGGTCCCTCCCCTAATAATGCATCAGAGCTACATTTGGTCTTGCCTGCACCTCGTCACACCACTTCTTCGTGTCTTCTGGTCCCAGTTCATgaactaaaatggtgaaatagGTGTATTTCAACAGAAACCAGTCCAACCTGGAGCAGCTTCACATCCGTTTGTGTTGAGGTATCGCTGTGTGTGGAGACGAGTGTCTTCACTCCCCGGAGTCGTGCAGCTGTCGGGGCAGAAAGAAGATGGCCTTCTGTCCAATGTGAGTCCTTGGACCCAGTTTAGGTTTTCCGTTCTTTTTCAGAGCCACGTACCAGTTGCCCTCCTGATATTTCTGAGATAGATATGTGTTGTAGTGGTTCTCCTCCAACTTCTCCAGGAAGTAACATTCATCAGTTACTGTGGgctgagagagaaacacaaaacaagcacCAACAGCTGACAGCAACTTTAGTTGTTAGGTTTGaggttaaaagtttaaaaaggcTGTCACCAAAGTTTAGATCAAGATTGTATTCATCTTCATATTCAATttaatgtacttatttactgTCACAGAAATCATCAGGGCTACTGTAGATACTCACTGAACTGAACAATCGCCCTTCATCGCTCATGGCCAAATATCGCTCGGCTTCTGTTCCCTGGATGACCACTACGCCTCTGTCCACAGCATTGAGCTTTAAAACAGctgaaaagaggaaaagtttAAAGCAACAGCTGACACCTATAAATACACTTCTACAAACATGGGTCACCTTCTCTGGCCAGCGAAAAACAGCAAGGACAGATCTGAGATTTGTGTGTCAGTTCAGACATTGTTGCTGTTTCCTCTCAGCTTCAGTCAGCTGACAGATGAACGGACAGAAgacatttaaacaatttaaaatctttGCTCTCCAGTTGAATGACTAAATGAATGACAGCTAGACAGCCAAATGAATATTAGAGCAGCCTGTTATTCTTGTGACTGAATACATTTGTTGTCTTGACGTCTTcaatgtcagtcagtctctCCAGCATTTGAGACGGACGTACTCAAGTATAAAACGGATAATTAAAAAGGATAAATGGCAACCGtgcttttatttcatctgtTGTCCCTGGGCAGATGTTTGATGGaataaatgacataaaatgcaaatatacaacaataaatctgtacaaaatatcacaGTATGCAAGTAAGGGGACTGATAAAGACAGTGCTTTTGCATTTTATTCCTCGTGCagttaaaagggacagttcaccccaaaatcaaaaatacatttttcctcttccctgtagtgctgtttatccaactacattgttttggtgtgagttgctgagttttggagatatatATTCATGTAGGAACTAAATAGTGCTCACTGCTCGCAACAAATCTAATGGtcatcttgagtaaccgggtcatgatttctggaaacagacattgctgttgagtttttcaaatgtattttttttggcgctttgggcgccacaagccaagtgccatatattcccattatattatattaaaatctCTTTTCCTGGTCTTTGAATCTGACACACCTGCAGTTAAGGAAGTGAACGCATCAAGCTGTAGGCCTGACCAGGATGTAAAATGCGCTGTGTGCTGCAGCAGTCTTACTGTGAACGTCCCCGTCATCCCTCTGGCCCCGCACTGTCCCATCGGGGAGGATCTGGAGGTGATGTCCGCCATTCATGCAGTACAGGCGAGTCCGCCGCCTGTAGTCCCGCAGCAGGCCGCTGTCCACAGGCTGATCCTCTGATACAAACGCCTCCTCATCCGCCATTCTGCTCGGAGGAAACACAGCTGTGCAATCAACAGGAGGGTTTGCAGAGGAGCCTGGTTTTCTATGAAAAATAATCAGCCGACTCTGTCTCCTGCAGCGGTCAGGTGTTTACATGCTCGTGAACGAGCGCAGAGATCACACAGGCAGCTGGATGCGCGTCCCCGACTCCTCCTGGCCTCAACCTCCCACTGGGATAATAGTGAGGAGTGTGATCCAGACCTCAAatctaactttttttaaaagtgtagtAATGTTGtgttattagtattattttgtatttttcttttatttactcatttgaaaataattctGTAATTCATCACAAGGAAAAACAACACTAGAAGCAATAAGTAGGAGAACAGGCCAGGCCTGTAGCTTTGATCATGaatattacaattacaattttagTCATTTATTCCTAATGTCCTAGGTGGTAACGACAGAGTGGTTAAGACACGGTTTAGGTTAAGATAAGAGAAAGTtggtaaaataataattaagtcAGTGATGGGACTCGAGATGGGATGCAAACCCTGGATAATGGTGTTGACGCCAGATGTTCAAATGTCCGGCCACAAAAGCTTTAATTAGGAACAATTTGAAACTAAACGACGAAAGAGAGACCTTGTTTCTGGCGAGAGAAATTGCTGGGGAGTTTTTCATTGTAATTTCGGGATGCTTTCTTTGAGCACTAGGAAACTACATTCCCTTTACCTGCAGCACAGTATATTGAGGTGGCAGTAGAAGCTTTAGTAGTGGATTAAAGTCCTTGAAAACTTGGCTTCTCATTAACAATAAGTATTCACGAGTTAATAAGCAACAAGGTGAAGAAACTCGTCAGGGCTGTGTAGGTGTGGTtcgatcagatttgattgacagtgaccaAGCAACCGACCAACTGGCATCAGATTCTAATGCTAAATCATGATTGGTGCACGGAGGTACGTGACGTCACATTTCCCGCACCTTAGCCCCGCCTACTGCAAatcagtgagaagagcacaggggaagaaaacaaaacccaaatcCTGAAATCTCTCACGTGAACGAACCAAAACGGCtataactttggcagaaaacagTGTGCTCGTGGAGGACCCACCATTCACAGTAAGAATCTGATTGAGAAAACACACTTTCAAATGTTTGGAAGTAAAACTAAAACCATTTCATCAGCTGCAAATAAACACTTTCTATGTGATTTAGGTGAACTCACACTTTAAACAGCTCCTCCACAAGTTCAGAAAACAGGGAGATATGTTACCTTTGTGAAGCCACGCTGacctttcatttattcatttatgagACTTTGTCAGAAAGTGGTTGATTCTGACTTTTCCCCCCATCACGTCTACATTACCAAAGatgtttaacaaaaacattgttatgATGTAACTTTGGTTTAACAATGGTTTAATGTAGGCTGAGTTTATTAATGTCCATTTATTTCTGTGGTAAAAAGTGACTCAAGCacaattttgaggcacttgaACATGagtatatttccattttgtgctactttatacttctactcaactacattttagagggaaatattgtaatttttacttcACTTTAATGTGTTATCATAGGTTAAGATACAACTCTATTGATCCTGGGGAAAAGTCACAACAAGCTACCCAGCTGTAAAATGAAATTTAGCTCCACCTTTATGAGCCGcatcattaaagtgatgaacacattaatgcatcaataaatttaatacaataatatatattacactGAACTGGGACATTGCacataatgagcacttttacaTTCGGTACGTTAAGTATATCATGATGCTGATACtcttgtacttttactgaagtaaaatctttaatgcaggacttttacttacagAGAATTTCTACactggtattgctactttacAGCTGGACTTGGTTCTGATTGGCTCTCCTCATCATCACGTGACCCCTCTCAGCAGGTGTACTTCATTTGAACCCTGATGAAGACCCACTAAGGTCAAAACTAGTCTTTGTTCATTTGAATTAGAGGAGCTGCTGCTATCAGCTAATCAGGGTCCAGTGTTTGAATGCTCTGCTGCCTGATCCTCATTCGTGCCATTTTAACTATACTTGCACTAAACATGATCATTTAAAAAGTCATGACAACAAGAAGCTTGAACACAAACTCTCCACACATAAAGGTTGAGAAGTTCAGCAAACTTCAACAGTCAATAAACCAGGTGTCAGAATGGAAAAGCGCATTTATTTGATGAACAAGTGCTTGGTGTGATCATGAAAAGTGTCTCACACGAGCTTTCCGTTTCCATTGTTCAGAATAATCGAGTTACTACCAAGGCAAACATGAGCATACAGTTCCTTGTTTTGAGAAGTAccacacaaagacatacagtgCGACCTTTAATCAATAGAGAATAAGATCAACAGGAGTCACACTACAGAGGAGAAATAATACAGAGGGTGGGTATAGAAAAACTATT is from Siniperca chuatsi isolate FFG_IHB_CAS linkage group LG8, ASM2008510v1, whole genome shotgun sequence and encodes:
- the fgf1a gene encoding putative fibroblast growth factor 1, whose protein sequence is MADEEAFVSEDQPVDSGLLRDYRRRTRLYCMNGGHHLQILPDGTVRGQRDDGDVHTVLKLNAVDRGVVVIQGTEAERYLAMSDEGRLFSSPTVTDECYFLEKLEENHYNTYLSQKYQEGNWYVALKKNGKPKLGPRTHIGQKAIFFLPRQLHDSGE